One Candidatus Obscuribacterales bacterium genomic window carries:
- a CDS encoding S-layer family protein codes for VTGAGRGDLSITAANLSILSGSNICGGLGASSFCGRDEGQQAVGTSRSLAGNVVLVSTDRMTISGTGTGVRNRLNPGATGNTEDIFEAIARLDDTNADDPIDILFGSVLLISGDAVTVSEGAQVSTSTNGQGNGGLLYVLSPNVTVESGSVLDSNVLTNGRGQAGGVLIGSSALRVTGGSSVESGTDGRGAAGRVLIQSGTVEVSDGARLSSAVFQNGVGRAGGIAVETNGLVMTNGGSLNSSTFSRGPAGAIVVLSNGAIVIDNSRIDSAVGEDAVGQGGQIRILGQDTLILANGAVINTSTNGVGQAGDIVVATASDLLLQNGSFILSLANEGAQGDGGEIGIGAGGSFIASNGSGITTLAVEPDAVAGDLFLVVNDLFIVTDRSFINAETGSGDGGNLFLTGTDFLILANASDISTSAGRILGGGDGGNIEFDIQRAIFAIPFNDNNIRAQAFDGDGGNIRIVRPINLQDIAERPDVPETNDITASSEFGVNGIVTINELNVDPIRGLNELPTALVNAEDLVTQECPGLGSGQVGAFYVTGRGGVPTTPDTYRGNAAVIVDWAEDDRSPNVDDPAQSDRSSALYEQSPAMPREFQGWHRDETGQVWLVAEGASQPPTPDPVCPSS; via the coding sequence CGTGACCGGAGCAGGGCGGGGTGATCTATCTATTACTGCTGCTAATCTGAGCATCTTGAGCGGCAGTAATATTTGTGGTGGTTTGGGAGCATCGTCCTTTTGCGGCCGAGACGAAGGACAACAAGCTGTGGGGACGTCCCGCAGCCTTGCAGGAAATGTGGTGCTCGTGAGCACAGACAGGATGACGATTAGCGGAACCGGTACAGGGGTGCGTAATCGGCTGAACCCTGGAGCAACCGGCAATACGGAAGACATTTTTGAGGCGATCGCTCGTCTGGACGACACCAATGCCGACGACCCGATTGATATTCTTTTCGGCTCAGTTTTGCTGATTTCTGGGGATGCCGTCACGGTTTCCGAGGGTGCCCAAGTCAGCACCAGCACCAATGGTCAAGGTAATGGCGGTTTGCTGTATGTGCTATCGCCCAATGTGACGGTGGAGAGCGGCAGCGTCTTGGATAGTAATGTGTTGACCAATGGCAGAGGCCAAGCCGGCGGGGTATTGATTGGTAGCTCGGCCCTGCGGGTCACTGGGGGGTCATCGGTGGAAAGCGGCACGGATGGACGGGGAGCAGCGGGTCGGGTGCTGATTCAATCGGGGACGGTTGAGGTGAGTGATGGGGCGCGCCTCTCTAGCGCGGTCTTCCAAAATGGCGTGGGGCGGGCTGGCGGTATTGCGGTTGAAACCAATGGTTTAGTAATGACCAATGGTGGATCATTGAACAGCAGCACTTTCTCCCGAGGGCCAGCAGGGGCGATCGTGGTGCTCTCCAATGGTGCGATCGTCATCGATAACTCTCGCATTGACAGCGCTGTTGGAGAAGATGCCGTGGGTCAAGGCGGCCAGATTCGTATCCTGGGTCAAGATACGCTGATTCTTGCGAACGGTGCTGTGATTAACACTAGTACCAATGGGGTCGGTCAGGCTGGCGATATTGTTGTCGCGACGGCCAGTGATTTGCTTCTGCAAAATGGTAGCTTTATTCTCAGTTTGGCGAACGAAGGAGCCCAGGGAGATGGCGGCGAGATTGGCATTGGGGCAGGGGGTTCTTTTATAGCCAGCAATGGGTCGGGCATCACCACCTTGGCGGTGGAACCGGATGCGGTAGCCGGCGACCTGTTTTTGGTTGTCAATGATTTGTTTATCGTCACCGATCGCTCCTTTATTAATGCAGAAACCGGCTCCGGAGATGGCGGCAATTTGTTCTTGACAGGAACAGACTTTCTAATTTTGGCCAATGCCAGTGATATCTCCACCAGTGCTGGGAGGATTCTAGGTGGCGGAGACGGCGGCAATATTGAGTTTGATATTCAACGGGCGATCTTTGCCATTCCTTTTAATGACAACAACATCCGTGCCCAGGCCTTTGATGGAGATGGTGGCAATATCCGCATCGTGCGGCCTATTAATCTCCAAGATATTGCCGAACGACCGGATGTTCCGGAAACCAATGACATCACGGCTAGCTCAGAGTTTGGCGTGAATGGCATTGTGACTATCAATGAACTCAATGTGGATCCAATTCGCGGCTTAAATGAATTGCCGACTGCGTTGGTGAATGCGGAGGATTTAGTCACCCAAGAATGTCCCGGGTTAGGGTCGGGGCAGGTCGGGGCATTCTACGTCACCGGGCGGGGCGGCGTTCCTACCACACCGGATACCTATCGAGGGAATGCAGCGGTGATCGTCGATTGGGCGGAGGACGATCGCTCCCCCAACGTTGACGATCCAGCCCAGAGCGATCGCTCCTCAGCACTATATGAGCAATCCCCAGCGATGCCTAGGGAGTTTCAAGGATGGCATCGGGATGAAACGGGGCAAGTTTGGCTAGTAGCAGAGGGAGCATCCCAGCCACCTACGCCAGATCCAGTCTGTCCATCCTCCTAG